A stretch of DNA from Spirosoma endbachense:
GATCGGGTGCTGAATGCGATGCATAAAGCAGGCATTTATGTTATTGTGGGAACGCCTACTTATGCCGTGCCAACCTGGTTAGTCAGAATGTACCCCGACGTGCTGGCAACGACTCCGCAGGGCCAGAACCGCTACGGTCCCCGTCAGAATATGGATATTGTTAATACGCACTTCCGTTTTCATGCCGAACGCGTTATTCGGAAGATAATGGAACATGTAAAAGATCACCCGGCAATCATTGGTTATCAGGTCGATAACGAAACAAAGCATTACAACACAACGGGCGCGAATGTGCAGAAACTCTTTGTGGACTACATGAAAGAGAAATACAAATCGCTGGACGTAGTTAACAAAACCTACGGCCTCGATTATTGGAGCAACCGAATCAATTCGTGGGAAGATTTCCCATCGACAGTTGGCACAATCAACGCTAGCCTTAGTTCAGAATTCGCTACGTTCCAGCGGAAGATGGTGACGGATTACCTGGCCTGGCAAGCCGCGATTGTCAATGAATACAAGCGACCGGGCCAGTTCGTTACGCAGAATTTTGATTTCGAGTGGCGCGGCTATTCGTATGGTATTCAGCCCGATGTCGATCATTTCGCGGCTGCCAAAGCGTTGGATATTGCGGGCGTAGACATTTACCATCCCACGCAGAGCCAACTCAGCGGAACTGAAATTTCGTTTGGTGGCGACGTAGCGCGTTCCATGAAAGTCGATGCATCCAACCGGGGCAAAAATTATCTGGTGCTTGAAACGGAAGCGCAGGGTTTTCCGCAGTGGGTGCCGTATCCGGGACAGTTGCGGTTACAGGCGTTCAGTCACCTGGCTTCGGGAGCGTCTATGCTTGAATACTGGCATTGGCATTCTATTCACAACTCGGCAGAAACGTACTGGAAAGGCTTGCTAAGTCATGATTTTGAGCCGAATCCTACTTATGAAGAAGCCAAAACTATTGGTAAAGATTTTGCCAGACTCAGTCCGAATTTGGTCAATCTGAAGAGAACAAATTCGGTGGCTATGCTCTTCAGTAACCAAGCGCTGACGGGCTTTAACGCGTTCAGTTTTGGATGGGGCGCTAGGGAAAAATACAACGACGTCCTTCGTCCCATGTACGACGCTTTATACCACATGAATATTGGCGTTGATTTTGTAGATCCGTCCAGCACAAACCTTGAAAACTATAAACTGTTGATTGTTCCAGCCCTATATGCAGCCTCGGACGCGTTACTGCAGCGACTGAATCAGTTCGTGAAAAATGGTGGCCATATTGTGTATACCTTTAAAAGTGGTTTTTCGGACGAAAACGTGAAAGTTCGGACCACTCCTCAGCCGGGGATTATCGGCGAGGCTTGCGGTATTACATATTCGCAGTTTACGATTCCCCAGCAGGTATCGTTAAAAAACGATCCGTATCAGGTTGGAAAAGATAATAACGTAGTGAAAACCTGGATGGAATTAATTACGCCGACAACGGCCAAGGTTTTGGCGTATTACGATCACCCGGTTTGGGGGAAATATGCTGCCGTTACCGAAAACACCTTTGGAAAAGGAATGGCCACCTACATCGGTTTTATGACCAGCGATGCCGTTTTGCGGAAAATACTGGAAGATGCCAGCAGGAAAGCGAAGGTCTGGGGGCCCGATCAGCAAATAACCTTCCCGCTGATTACCAAGTCGGGCGTTAATCAACAGGGCAAAACAATTCATTACTACTTCAATTACTCCGCAGCATCCGGCACCGTTACGTATCCGTATAAGGATGGAAAAGAATTACTAACGAATGAATCCATAGCGAATGACAAGCCGATTAAATTGGACGCCTGGGGCGTGAAGATTGTGGAGGAAAATTAAACATCGCTACATGAAAGATGGAAATGTTTTTTTGTCAGCCTAAACTATGGAGCTATTTAAACGTTTCTTTTAGCTCAACCATTGGTGAATTTTTTGTCATTCCTACATCAGGGCAGGAGGAATGGCAACCCTCCACTCCATTTTATTTCCATTATAGAAAGTTTAAACAGTTTCTGATTTTCTCAAAAAATCGCTCCTACTTGAGACGAATGAACGTTCATGTATCTACTTCTTAATTCGGGCGATTTCTGAAACGGTACTTAGCGCGGGCAGAATCCATGGGCAGCACAAATGGCATCCGCTTCCTGGTGTTGTGAATGTATTCGATCAGCGGATTGAATGGCGGGCAGAAAAGGCGAGAAAAACTTAGAAGGTGCGCCAGGGTGTGAATTGGTACTATTTGTCGGGATTCACCCGGAAACTGTCGCTTTTACACATCGCCAAACGCTGAAAGGCTTTCTAACTTTGGATAATCGGTAAAGTCGAAAATCAAATCTGTATCCTGTTACGAAAAATCCATTCAAAACAGGCAATACGCTTAAATCAATACGACCAATAGCAAGCACTATGTCTGCTCTATCTCAATCCAACCAACAACAAAGCAAGCCTTACGACAGTGGCTATGCACCTGTTAATGGCATCGATTTGTATTACGAAGTATATGGCGAGGGCAGCCCAATCGTGTTACTGCATGGTGCTTATATGACCATTGATATGAACTGGGGGCAATTCATACCCGAATTGTCAAAAAACAGGAAAGTAATTGCTATTGAATTGCAGGGACATGGACATACTCCGTTTTCAGATCGAAAATTGTCAAGGGCTACTTTAGCCCGTGATGTGGAAGGCGTCATGGATCACCTGAACATTGACAGCGCGGATGTAGTAGGTTATAGTTTTGGTGGCTCTGTGGCTTACCAGTTTGCCATACAAAGCCCTGGACGGTTAAAGAAGTTAGTGATCATTTCGTCTACCTATAAAAGTAGTGGTTGGATTCCAGAAGTGACTGACAGGTTTAAACAAACAAAACCTGAATTTTTTACAAACACGCCTTTGAAAGCCGCCTATGAGGCTGTGGCACCTGATAAAAGCAAATGGACCGCGTTCTTAGAACAGATGATCACTTCGGCTTCAACACCCTTTGACCTGGGTGATGCCAATATTTCTCAAATTTCTGCACCTGTACTGATCATAGCCGGCGACAATGACGGTTTGGATAAAATTGAACTGATAAAAACATATCAACGCCTGGGGGGTGTGCTAGGTACTGATCTAAGCGCAATGCCGAAATCTCAATTGGCTATTGTTCCTGGGCAGGGGCATGTTTCCCTGATAATGCAAACAGCCACCATCTTAGGTTATCTGGATGGCTTTTTAAAGTGAATATAGCTTCGTCGCCTGATTGCATTCTTATTTCCAACGCTGTGTCAATTAAGATCTGTATGCTACTCTCCATCTGTTTTGGGGAGTAGCATAGTCTACGTTCGGCAGAAACACTTTAACCCAGGGGTACTTATGATAATGAAAACTGGGTTCGAAAGTATCAAGATCAGGTACTGCGACTCAATGAACTGGGTAGAGCCTACACGGTTGATGAGGTAAAACAGCGTCTGGAAAAAACAGAATCCGTTTCACTGGCCGACCATATCCGGGATTTTGTCAAACGTCTGGATGAACGGGGTGAAAAAGGCACAGCCGATAACCATCGTTACAAACTTTGAGCTTTTCTGCGGTTCTTGAAACTCAACCCGGAGACAGGGCAATTCTCGCTACAACAGCTTACCCTGGAGTTATTCGATAAATACGAGACGCATTTGTTGACCCGGCCACCGATGCGGAAAACCTCCACTGAATCAAGTCGGCGAATTACAACCTGCAAATATTTGCGTAAACTCCACCAGCATATTCG
This window harbors:
- a CDS encoding alpha/beta fold hydrolase — protein: MSALSQSNQQQSKPYDSGYAPVNGIDLYYEVYGEGSPIVLLHGAYMTIDMNWGQFIPELSKNRKVIAIELQGHGHTPFSDRKLSRATLARDVEGVMDHLNIDSADVVGYSFGGSVAYQFAIQSPGRLKKLVIISSTYKSSGWIPEVTDRFKQTKPEFFTNTPLKAAYEAVAPDKSKWTAFLEQMITSASTPFDLGDANISQISAPVLIIAGDNDGLDKIELIKTYQRLGGVLGTDLSAMPKSQLAIVPGQGHVSLIMQTATILGYLDGFLK
- a CDS encoding beta-galactosidase — encoded protein: MNKRFACVVTLLFCLTSFAWAQGPKLDKLLFGVAYYDEYMPYERLDKDVAMMKEAGINVVRIAESTWSTVEPQDGTFDFSHIDRVLNAMHKAGIYVIVGTPTYAVPTWLVRMYPDVLATTPQGQNRYGPRQNMDIVNTHFRFHAERVIRKIMEHVKDHPAIIGYQVDNETKHYNTTGANVQKLFVDYMKEKYKSLDVVNKTYGLDYWSNRINSWEDFPSTVGTINASLSSEFATFQRKMVTDYLAWQAAIVNEYKRPGQFVTQNFDFEWRGYSYGIQPDVDHFAAAKALDIAGVDIYHPTQSQLSGTEISFGGDVARSMKVDASNRGKNYLVLETEAQGFPQWVPYPGQLRLQAFSHLASGASMLEYWHWHSIHNSAETYWKGLLSHDFEPNPTYEEAKTIGKDFARLSPNLVNLKRTNSVAMLFSNQALTGFNAFSFGWGAREKYNDVLRPMYDALYHMNIGVDFVDPSSTNLENYKLLIVPALYAASDALLQRLNQFVKNGGHIVYTFKSGFSDENVKVRTTPQPGIIGEACGITYSQFTIPQQVSLKNDPYQVGKDNNVVKTWMELITPTTAKVLAYYDHPVWGKYAAVTENTFGKGMATYIGFMTSDAVLRKILEDASRKAKVWGPDQQITFPLITKSGVNQQGKTIHYYFNYSAASGTVTYPYKDGKELLTNESIANDKPIKLDAWGVKIVEEN